One region of Vigna angularis cultivar LongXiaoDou No.4 chromosome 10, ASM1680809v1, whole genome shotgun sequence genomic DNA includes:
- the LOC108336726 gene encoding putative gamma-glutamylcyclotransferase At3g02910, which yields MERESEKAKLKTHLIFAYGTLKRGFPNHYLMEELMNQDDAVLVGVYMTEDYYPLVCGPHGIPYLINLPGSGHRVKGEVYAVSESAVAKLDEFEGVSAGCYERLSVTVVGAVEVGGGRVEAEAYWGHRRFGEVLWKTKGEVGLKEYGEKEAKEYLRKENRPGGRNTILDLVP from the coding sequence ATGGAGAGAGAGAGCGAAAAGGCGAAACTGAAAACCCACTTGATATTCGCGTATGGCACGTTGAAGCGAGGATTCCCCAACCACTATCTGATGGAGGAGCTTATGAACCAGGACGACGCCGTTTTGGTTGGAGTCTACATGACTGAGGATTATTACCCGCTGGTGTGTGGACCTCACGGCATCCCTTACCTGATCAACCTCCCCGGGTCGGGGCACCGGGTGAAGGGCGAGGTTTATGCTGTGTCGGAGAGCGCGGTGGCTAAGCTGGACGAGTTCGAAGGCGTGAGTGCCGGGTGCTACGAGAGGTTATCGGTGACGGTGGTGGGGGCGGTGGAGGTGGGTGGGGGAAGGGTGGAGGCGGAGGCGTATTGGGGACACAGGAGGTTCGGGGAGGTGCTGTGGAAGACGAAGGGGGAGGTGGGGTTGAAGGAGTATGGGGAGAAAGAAGCGAAGGAGTACCTGAGGAAGGAGAACAGACCGGGCGGCAGAAACACTATTCTTGACCTTGTTCCTTAG
- the LOC108337538 gene encoding uncharacterized protein LOC108337538 has protein sequence MALYLDEEEVWKCPKHPSKRRRSGICPICLRDRLATLCPDCANVRPCSCYATSSSSSSSSSSSFSRLPGGSGSVGGVGRVHNLIDQEPGLRRSRSMAIPFLRTRSRFSGGGDRGLDLDSARDSPALNGSRSARSFWSMFKSQKSTRGGAPEQEWDAKKILAEERDGDGSVNPVMVRSKSVAVTAVSGDGELRPRTKGRGWFFPSPMKAFRQSKVSKVVQERSPLYRG, from the coding sequence atggcGTTGTACCTCGACGAAGAAGAAGTTTGGAAGTGTCCCAAGCATCCATCCAAGCGAAGAAGAAGCGGAATTTGCCCAATCTGTCTTCGCGACCGTCTCGCAACTCTGTGCCCTGATTGTGCTAACGTGCGCCCTTGTTCCTGCTATGCCACTAgctcctcctcctcttcatcctcctcctcctccttctctcgaTTGCCCGGCGGCTCTGGCAGCGTCGGCGGCGTCGGCCGCGTCCACAACCTCATCGACCAGGAGCCAGGACTCCGGCGCTCGCGCTCCATGGCGATTCCGTTTCTCCGGACGCGGTCGCGGTTCTCCGGTGGCGGCGACCGGGGTTTGGATCTCGACAGCGCTAGGGACTCGCCGGCGTTGAACGGAAGCAGGTCGGCGAGGTCGTTCTGGTCAATGTTCAAGTCGCAGAAGAGCACGAGAGGCGGCGCGCCGGAGCAGGAGTGGGACGCAAAGAAGATTTTGGCGGAGGAACGTGACGGCGACGGGAGCGTAAATCCGGTGATGGTGCGATCGAAGTCAGTGGCGGTTACTGCGGTTTCCGGCGACGGAGAATTGAGACCGCGGACGAAGGGGAGAGGGTGGTTCTTTCCAAGTCCGATGAAGGCTTTCCGGCAATCGAAGGTTTCTAAAGTGGTTCAGGAACGGTCTCCTTTGTATAGAGGTTGA